The Bacteroidota bacterium genomic interval GATGGGAACAATATTGATTTTTTGCAGAGAGCGTAGTAAAAACTACGCTTAGCAAGGTGGTTGAGGCACTCGAAGCCACATTTGATAGCTCAAACGGAGAAATAGCCACAAGTTGCAAACTTGCGGCAGGTGAGAGCGTAGTTGAATACTTCGCACAGCGAGGTTTTTATACAGTAAACATAAAAAAAGCCCCAAAGTAAAAGAACAATGGGGCTTAGTTTGAAGTAACAAATTATACTATTTAACCAAACTCATACATTTAGTTTCAGAATAGCTTTAATAATTAAAAATTGAATACTATGAAACAGTTTTCAGGGCTAAAACCGAGCAGCTCAACCTCTACCGGCAAAACCCCGATACTGCTTCAATATATAGTGTTGTATTTTTAACTCATAATTAATTAACTCAAATCTATTGTTTTAGTCTTTTACGCAGCGGACTGAATATGCTATCTCCTTAGGATTATCTATAAAGTCCAGAATTCCATGATTGTCACTTACCCTTATAAAGTAAGCATGGGCGGTATATGATGCAATATGTGTGGACGTAAACCACATGCCATTAGAATACATCGAGCTAAAATTACCGTTGTATAAATAGCCACCAGGAAGAGCACTGAAACCACTTGAATTAGTAGCATCCGTATTTGGAGAATTCCAATGAGAAGTTCCGGTTTCTTTTATCTTACCTCCGGCGACTGAAGTTCCCCCAAGAAATGTGGATAACTCATTCCATTCATCATAGCTTGGTACATGCCAGCCATCCGGGCAAATACCCTGTACCCCGCTTGGATTAGCAGAGCTGCTTGCAGCCCCATTCATTATAGTACTCCAATCGTATAAACCACCATAAGTATTGCAATTAGCATTATTATTGTCATAGCAGTTTCGTGTAATAGAGTTCCCTAGCGGTTCTTTTGTAACATTTAGATTTTCGCCCATCCAGCATTGGTTGCCAATTTCAACAGTTGAGTAGGTATTTCCATCAATATCATCAATTGTAGATGTTCCGCAGGTAAAGGTGGTGTCAGAACCTCCGGTGCTTCCAGTGCTTCCACCCATTAAACTTTGCCAGGCTGCTCCATCATAAGCCTGCAATTCGCCTGCTGTGCCACAATCTGTACACCAAACCATAAGACCAGCGGCTGGTGAGCTAATGGCATCTCTTTCTACTTCCGTCATACGTGGAGGAAGGAAACCTTGTGTAGTACTCTGAATTTCGAGAGCTGCACTGGCATCGGGTGTGTTAGTTCCTATTCCTTGTTTCGAAGCAGTCAAAGTGTTGCCACTTGGGATTGTTACATCTCCATTAAATACTAGTGAGTCTTTATCAAAATCACCATAAATTAGTGGAGTTTCAGAGTCGGAGTTTTCGATAAAAAGTTTATTGCTTCCGTAGGCATAGGTTCCTGCCTGATAACCTAAGAAAACATTATATGAACCATAATTATTTTCATATCCTGATTGATGTCCAATGAAAGTATTACCAGAACCTGTAGTGTTGCTATATGCAGTTTCGAAACCTAAATATATGTTTTTTTGCCCAGTTGTGTTTTCGCCACCGCTATAATATCCTCCAAAAAAGTTTTTTCTTCCTGTAGTATTATTCCCACCACTTTCTACTCCGAGGAAAATGTTATTGTCGCCTGTTGTGTTGCTATATCCTGTCCAAGCTCCAACAAAAATATTGTCATCACCATCTGTATTACTTGTTCCACTTTCCAGACCTATGAAAACATTAGATTCGCCTTTGTTACCAACGTTTTCGCCGATAAACACAGATCTGTCAGCATTTGTAGTTTCCAATCTGTTGCCATTCATTTGCCAACGCGTTGTATCTTGAATTGTGAAATTTATATTATCATCATCAGGCGTTTCTTCAACAAGTATTTTTGTGTCGTTGTCGGCATCAGAAATAGCATCGGAGCTTGTTGCCTGCCAGCTTGCAAAACCATTTGCATCTGATGTTAAAACTTTGCCTAATCCGGGATTGCCACCGGTGATTGTAAGAGTTCCGTTTATTGCGAGGGAGTCTGCATCAAAATCTCCATAAATAAGAGGTGTTTCTGAATCTGAGTTTTCAATGTAGAGTTTTTCACTTCCCATTTCATAAAATCCAGCATCATATCCCAGGAAAATATTTTTCTCACCGGTTTCATTGTAGCGGCCACTATTGTATCCAACAAATAGATTTCCCAGCCCTGTAGTATTGTTTTCTCCACTGTTGTACCCAAGATATGTGTTTCTCCATCCTGAGGTAGTTTGTTTTCCACTAAATGCTCCAACAAATGTATTGTAATCATCATTACAATTCATACCACTTTGATAACCGATAAAGACATTTTCTTCTGCATTCACGCCATTTTCTCCACTGTATGATCCGATAAAAACATTATCATCACCTTTTGTGCTTTTACCACTATAAGCTCCGATAAATACATTATTATCATTTTTTTCTGATTTTCCACTATTTTTTCCGATGAATACATTTTGATTATTGCTAAAATCATCACTTGCTCCTGCACCTTCTCCAATAATTACAGAACCACCTGAGTTCTTAGGTTCAATACGTGATCCTACCATGTTCCAACGCAATGTGTCATTCACAACAAACTTAATAGAATCTTCGTCGGCAGTTTCTTCAACCATGATTTTTGTGTCGTTGTCGGCATCAGAAATAGCATCGGAGCTTGTTGCCTGCCAGCTTGCAAAACCATTTGCATCTGATGTTAAAACTTTGCCTAATCCAGGATTGCCGCCTGTTACAGTAAGTGTTCCGTTTATTGCAAGAGAGTCGGCTGCAAAATCTCCGTAGATTAATGGTGAGCTTGTGTTTGAGTTTTCGATGTAAAGTTTGTTACTGCCCAATTCGCTATACCCAGCTTTGAAACCTAAGAAAACATTTCCGCCTCCTGTAGAATTATTAAAGCCGCTGTTATATCCTAAACTTACATTTTCATTACCTGTGGTATTATATTCGCCACAATCGGATCCCACAAAAGTATTTTTGTCTCCTTCCGTATTTTTCTGTCCGGTTTCATAGCCAATAAAAATATTGGAATTTCCTAAAGTATTTAACTTGCCACTTTTAAAACCTATAAATGTGTTATAATCACTATAACTATACATACCGCTTTGGGTTCCAATAAAAACACTTTGATCTGCTTTCTCGCTGTATCTTCCACTATTCGATCCAATAAAAACATTATCATCTGAGACATTTGCATTACCACTATTTATACCTACGAAAACATTTTCTTTTTCGTAATTCAACTTATCTGATGCGCCGGCATCCTTTCCAATATAAATTGAACCTCCATTATTTTTTGCTTCTAATCTGTTTCTGGTCATAATCCAGCGAAGAGTATCATTCACAACAAACTTTATAGAATCTTCGTCGGTGGTTTCTTCTACAAGAATTTTTGTGTCGTTGTCTGAATCAGAAATATTACTTGAACCTGCATCTATCAGATTTTTCAAATAAGTTGAATCAGCATCCATTTCCGTATTTAAATCGGTATCTGCATTTTGTCGGGCAAGTGTTTCTGCATCGATGTTTGCTTGCAGATTGTTGTCGGCATTTGTACGGTTTGTAATTTCTGTTGTAATATCTGCTGCATTTTGGTCAATAAGACCTTTTAGAAAAGTGCTATCTGCACCAATTTTTATAAGATTGCCATAATTGCCAAGATAAACCGAGCCTCCGCCTGAGGATATAATTAATGAATCGTTTACAAAAGATAATTCAGGTTTTCCATTTAGGTCGGCGTATTCACCTGTTTGAAAACTTTCGGCAGTTTTCGAATGCAAGGCATAAGGCACCGAGAGCAATTGAGTCGTTCCCATCATAAGAAAAAAACTTCCGCCGGCAGGGTCAATTTCAACCTGAATGAAATAATTGTTTATGCTCCAGTCGATAGCAGAGAAATCTCCTGAAACAGGTGTTCCTTCACCAATATTTATATTCACCAAGCCGAAATAATTTGTGGTTGCCTGATGAGTTTCAGCATAAACTGCTGAACCGTTTGCACTTCCCTGCAGCAGTGTGATGCGGAAAGTAACATCCTGATAGCTCAACAATTCGCCTCCGGGACCTCTGGCTATAGCCTGATATTTAAAACTCTGAGGTGTTTGCGAAAATGTTGTGGCACTAATTAGGATGATTCCTAAGAAAATAAATAGTCTTTTCATTTTTAAAAATTTAATTATTAGTTTATTTAGTTTTATACTTTTTTATGTAATTGGAAATTGGAAATTTGTATTTTTAGAAGCCACCATTATATTTTAACAATCTGCTTGCTTGCTGTGAAATTTTTTGTTCTCAGTTTGTAATAGTAGGTGCCCGGAAGATACTGGCTCATATCAAACTGCAATTTGTGATATCCTGATTTTAAATTTTGATTTAGAACTAGATCGATTTTTTCGCCAAGGATATTAAAAATTGATAATTGAACATGTTCGTCAGTTTGCATTTCTATTTCGAAATAAACAAAATCATCAAACGGATTTGGATAGTTGTGTAGATATATTTCATTTGCATTCACGTTGTTTTCGAAATTTTTAAAACTCGAAACAATTGCAATTTTGTTGGTTTTATAAAATTCGTTTCCTTCAAGCCAGTTTTCAACTTCAATAATTTGAATATTTGCTGTGTTCAAATCTTCGATATTTTCATAATCAGAAGGATTTTTTAATATTTTGACAAAATATTTTTCTTTGTCTTTCATTCCATCAGTATGGCTTGTCAGTTCGTCGTCTCCCCAAATTGTGATGGCTGTGTATCCACCTTTATAAACTGAAGCTCCAACAAGTTTTCCTTCTTGATTAAAAACTCCTATTTCGTCATCAATTTTCAAAGAAGTGGCTGTTTCTTCAGCATTTTTGTTGTGAAAAGCTGAGGCTAAAATTCCTAAAGTCATGTTGTTATCTGTGATTTGAATGTCTTTAAAGAATTTAGTTTTAATTTCAAGCAGTTGAGATTTGTTCGACTGACCATTGGGTGAATATACCAGAGTATCTACTGTTTCCATTTTCACTGTATATCCTTCACCGGGCACTAAGTTGCTGATACTGCAGTAATTATAGTATGGCCAATAAACCTGTCCCAAATCGTTTTTGAAAATAGTGATATTCTGAGATATATCACTTAAGGCATCCAAAATGTCTTCTTCCGATTGCCGCAAATATCCAATCATATTCCATTGTTCGTCTAATGGAATAGGAGTTTCCTCCGGAAAAACGGCAAGACCTGAAATTGTAAGGGCTGTGCTATTTATCATATTTACTGAATATCCTTTACCTATGCCCATGTATCCAATAGCATCAATTCCGTATTGGGGCCAATAAATATTGCCGGTTTCGTCCTTTATAATTATAACATCGGAGACAACGGGCTGAAAAACTGTACTTATGCTTTCCGATTCTTTATCAATAAAGGTTGAAATCATACTCCAACCTTCGTTTAGAGTAATGTTTTGAAAATGACTGAGTTGATAGTCGAGCGGTTGCTGAAATCCTTGAGAGAGGAAAAAGTTATAGCCTGAAAAAGTTTCCACAGCCACTTCTCCAATAGTCCAACTTAATGAGATTTCCGGGTTTTCGAAATAATCTCCTGAAGTGGAAATTATTTCTTGTGAAAATCCGACTGAAGCAATTAAGTGTATAAATACTGAAATGATAATTAATTTTCTCATAGATTTTGATTTATTTTATTTTTTGATTTAGTTTTAAGTGAAAAATTGAGCTGCAAAGATAACCTGCTCAGCATGATATTTGTCATTTTATGAAAAAAGAATTGGAGAAAAAATCTCACAAAAATCTCACATACAATATTTAAGTGATTGATAATGTGCTTTTAAATGATTTTTTTTTGATTAGTTCTTTTGTAACTAACAGGTACTGAAAAGTTATTATGATAAGGCTTCAAAATAATTTCTTTTAAAACTTTGTGCCAATTTGAGCTTCTCTGAGCAACTTTGTGTAATAGCTGTTTCACAAAGAATCACAAAGAAGAAATTGAGGTTTAAAGAGAAAACTGGTTAAATCTTTTTTTGAGGAGAGGAAAATAATTTTCGTCTTATTATTGTGAAATATCAAGTTCAGTTTATTGTTCTTTCAATTACTTTTGTCTTGACACAAAAGTAACAAAAAGTCAAGAAAAAATGATGCTACCACCCACATGCCAGCCCCCGCCCGCCATTTTTTCCGGCCAACACCAATAATTTTTTCAAAATTATTTAGGTGCGAACAACTATTGATAATTGTCGATAGCAACGAAATTCACGTCCTCTGCAACTAATAGCCTCATAATTAGGCTCGTTCTAACTTTATTGCGACTCCTGCCATCAGAGAATTTTGGGAACAATACTTTTCGAAAATTCTGGCGGTGGGCATAGCTAAGCATGTAACAAGCCCTCCAACAACATGCGAAAAATTGAGTTTAAATTACTGAATTACAGAAACGTATTAAGAAACTATTATTGGTAAAGGGCGACTTTACTTGTGGGGAGGATTGAGAAATTTGTATTGTCTCAAAATTCTCTGGAGCTTTGATTTTTGTTTTCTTTTTATCAAAAAAAAACAAAATTTATCTTCAAAGTTCAACTTATTATAATAGAATTTAGCATTTTAGTAAACATATTGCTACCACCAAGGCATTTTTCTTCAGCACCTTAAAAATAGATTTAGACAATAATTATCTTTTTTGCCGCATATAAACTTTCAGAAATTAATATTTCACCAATTCTTTTGTGAGGTTTATATCTGTGGATAAATCCATTTTTTTTCGTATTCTGTACCTTGCATTATCAATGGAAGTTGCAGATAGAAAGGTTACAGATGCAATTTCTTTTGAGCTCATATCCAGACGTATCATTGCACAAATTTGTAACTCACGATTCGAAATTTCGGGATATTTTTCTTTAATAGATTTCATAAAATTGGGATGCAAATCTTTGAACACTTCTTCAAAGCTCTCAATTGGCTTAATGGAGTTTTGTTTCTTACTATTTTCAATTATTTGAAAGAATTCGTTTTGATCTTTTTTGTTTTTTAGTTTCAAATAGTAGGGTTTCATTTTGTCAGCAAACTCCTCAAATAGTTTTGTATAGTATGATTTGTTTAATGTAGAATTAACTAATTCCTGATCTTTTTGCCGGATTTTTAGGTTTTGATTTTCGATTATTTGGTTTTTTAACAGCAAGTCGAGTCTTGTTTTTTCTAATTCTATTTCATGCAGTTTCAGATTTTCGCTTACCAAGGTGTTTTTGTTTCGCAACAATTGGTTTCGATTTCTGAAATAGAAAAATACTAATGCAACAGTAGTCAGCAGAAGTACAGAAATAATGCTTAAAAATATCTGTCTTATCTTTATTAAAGTGTTTTTGTTTTTCAGGTTTCTAATGTCTTGATCCTTTTTTTTCGTTTCGTAACGAATCTCCAATTCTGCAATTTTTTTCTTTTGTTCATTTTTGTTAAGGCTGTCGCTGACATTAAGATAGCGCTCAAAATAATGTGGATTAGTTTTAATGGAGTTTGAAGAAATATGCAATCGGGTTAATTCTCTCAAAAACTCGCGTTCTAATACGGAATGATTATTCTTTTTAGCAAGTATTAATCCTTCTGTAAGTTTAATGTTTGCTGCATTCGAGAAATTCCTTTCCAAATCATTTTGCCCCATACGAAGCAGGCATCTTTGTTGCCCGTCAACAATTTTGTTTTCGATACAAAAATCGTAAACCTGTTGAAGAATCACATTTGCTGAATCGTAGTTGCCTGCCATAGAATGTGCTCTGCCTGTGTTAAATTTTGCAATTAGTTTAGAAAATCCTATTTCCAGCTTATCTGCAAGAAGGTATGAATGTTTGAAAAATGTCACTGCAGAATCGTATTTATTAAGATTGAGGAAAGCTAAGCCTGTTCTATTATAACTAAAAATCAAACTATATAAATCGTTTATTGAATCATTGATAGCATTGACTTCTTTAAGTTTGTTTAAAGATTTTTCATATTCATCTGTTTCGGCATATACATCTGCCATGCTGCTAAGAACAACAGTATAATTATTAAAGTCTTTTATTGCATCGAAAATTTCAGCCGCATAGTGGAAATGCACCAATGCTGAATCAAAATTTGCATTGGACTGATGTATTTGTCCTAATAATGAATGATTGAATGCGAGGTTTATTGTATCATTTCTTTGCAAATTTATTTTCATAGCTTCATATGAAACTTCTTTAGCTTTTTCTAATTTCTTTTGGTGAAAATGAATATTGCCTGTAAGGTGAAGTGATTTTGCAATTAATTTCTGATTTTTATTCTCTTTAGCAATTTTGTAACTTTTTTCATAGCAAATCATTGCTGAATCATATTCTTTCCGGTATTCATGAATTATTCCCACTTGACTATACGCTTGAAATATTATCGAATAATCTTCAATTATTTCTTCTATCTTGATAACCTCCAAAGCAATACTTTGGGCACTATCAAGATGTGAACTTCTTAAATTGTCATCGACAGATTTCTGAAATCGTTCTACAATTGTTTGTTCATGTGGGAATAGGTCGGATTTCTGATGACTACATGCAATAATCAGAAACAAGCCAAGTGAGGCAATCAAAAATAAAGTTATTCGGGTTTTTATTTGCATAATAAACTAATCATATTCAATTATATATCAAGTTTCTTTAAGTTCATTTGTATTCATTTTCAAACTGAAAATCTGCCTGCTATTTCTTAATAAAATCTTCAAATTATTCTTCTATTTATAGGACGTAAAAATACACTTTTCCTACATAGTGCCTCTAAGAAAACAGTTCAAAATTAAAAACATCTCTTTTTGATGATATTTCTATTTTTTTCATTTGTCTAATACAAAAGCATTTACTGCATGAAAGAAAATAGAAATATCATCAAAAATAAATTATTTTATAAAAATTGCCTGTTTTCTTTGAAACACTATTTAAGGAAAGTATTTTTTGTATTTGAATTAGAATTATACCCAACAACGCAAATATTTTTTTTTTCAATTGCAGAATATATCTTTGCAGAGAATAAAAATAATTGATGAATGAATAATTTTATAGTTTCTGCATTGAAGTATCGACCGGCTACTTTCGATACTGTAGTTGGGCAACAATCCATCACAAAAACTTTAAAAAATGCCATAAAGACAAATCATCTTGCACATGCATATTTGTTTTTCGGACCACGAGGAGTTGGAAAAACTACCTGCGCCAGAATTTTTGCAAAAACCATAAATTGCGATAATTTAACCTCCGAACAGGAAGCATGTAATGTTTGCGAATCTTGTGTTTCTTTCAGCGAATCAAGGTCTTACAATATTCATGAATTAGATGCAGCTTCGAACAATTCGGTTGATGATATTAGAAACCTTACAGAACAAGTAAGAATTCCGCCTCAGATTGGAAGTTATAGCATTTATATTATTGATGAGGTTCATATGCTTTCTACACAAGCATTTAATGCATTTCTGAAAACTTTGGAAGAACCACCAAAACATGCGATTTTCATTCTTGCTACTACCGAAAAACACAAAATAATACCAACAATTCTTTCTCGGTGTCAGATATTCGATTTTAACAGAATAAAAATTGATGACACAATCGGTCATTTGCAAAATGTTGCTGAGAAGGAAAATATATCGGCAGAGATAGAAGGTTTAAATATTATTGCACAAAAAGCAGATGGAGCAATGCGCGATGCACTTTCTA includes:
- a CDS encoding T9SS type A sorting domain-containing protein; this translates as MRKLIIISVFIHLIASVGFSQEIISTSGDYFENPEISLSWTIGEVAVETFSGYNFFLSQGFQQPLDYQLSHFQNITLNEGWSMISTFIDKESESISTVFQPVVSDVIIIKDETGNIYWPQYGIDAIGYMGIGKGYSVNMINSTALTISGLAVFPEETPIPLDEQWNMIGYLRQSEEDILDALSDISQNITIFKNDLGQVYWPYYNYCSISNLVPGEGYTVKMETVDTLVYSPNGQSNKSQLLEIKTKFFKDIQITDNNMTLGILASAFHNKNAEETATSLKIDDEIGVFNQEGKLVGASVYKGGYTAITIWGDDELTSHTDGMKDKEKYFVKILKNPSDYENIEDLNTANIQIIEVENWLEGNEFYKTNKIAIVSSFKNFENNVNANEIYLHNYPNPFDDFVYFEIEMQTDEHVQLSIFNILGEKIDLVLNQNLKSGYHKLQFDMSQYLPGTYYYKLRTKNFTASKQIVKI